One genomic segment of Candidatus Neomarinimicrobiota bacterium includes these proteins:
- a CDS encoding T9SS type A sorting domain-containing protein, translating into MKKLQLIFGFGMLLSLAGFSQEAPQAEPVYGGYIEELHAAPLDANTTRIYASTMSANSMFYADVDHSGSNPLFSGWNTVPDLDWDDDFGVLRAFASDAYSGYVFAGLQGGGVIAASPLAASIYTVDSVMIEAIQARDGHLFYQVMGGSGQDIFFADIDASGGVGTIQSTTIAIASWMPRFPVQIVISPYDEYLYVFVPEEPPLLYKSSDAFRSFNTSTTFSTVTTTDLASTGYEYSSFIVAPDGHYYAASYEGNSSGYETRISSSDDGGTSWTTQIIAEDAGRGDFKAPGDSASYNLYYSRIMSDDKGVSWSMHGGADGALAADPNDKSIAYVRTDWGMGMYDHVLSGVDEINDGLLAVQVNDFAMDTSKTTAWVASKSGIWYVSDYGTSSVVWTEPIWPDWDSTPYDVVTCTAGADTAYMGNSSGNVFRYETASGDVDDPMSYERIFEAHQDGAYPYWTWTYGSRVTAIATDNTYGSERLFVGIYDAEDWDEPDDSLGGVFVGTPSGTSWSWTQITGGDFPITGIDVLDIVVVEESGNTVAYVGVERNTTYGTVNGVYRCEENAGSWTVTSDLFLSATYPIAATIMDLYVSESDTIFACGTDASGTSVRSYKKAVGDTYWESLTSSGLVYPNAAKAITYDEVNHDLYMAIDNIIYVFEEGAIAWAVYYEYPVGTDIQFIYYDDLLVGTGVGLFGHEAVTSIDPMLEVRPLAYQLEQNYPNPFNPSTVIRFKIPVSAQVELTIHDLRGREVARLVNTFQPAGSHQVTFDGSTLSSGLYFYTLMAGDVKLTKKLMLMK; encoded by the coding sequence ATGAAGAAGTTACAACTCATATTTGGTTTTGGAATGTTGTTGAGTCTCGCTGGATTTTCCCAGGAAGCCCCTCAGGCAGAGCCGGTTTATGGTGGTTATATTGAAGAATTACATGCAGCACCGCTGGATGCAAACACGACGAGAATTTATGCCTCTACCATGAGTGCTAATTCCATGTTCTATGCTGATGTTGATCACTCCGGATCGAATCCCCTTTTTAGTGGTTGGAATACCGTACCGGACCTGGATTGGGATGATGATTTTGGCGTATTGCGGGCTTTTGCCAGTGATGCCTATAGTGGTTACGTCTTTGCTGGTTTGCAAGGGGGTGGTGTGATTGCAGCATCACCTCTCGCCGCTTCCATATATACCGTTGATAGTGTCATGATTGAAGCCATTCAAGCTCGGGATGGCCATTTATTTTACCAGGTTATGGGTGGCAGTGGTCAGGATATATTTTTTGCAGATATCGATGCATCTGGCGGAGTGGGAACCATTCAATCAACCACCATAGCCATTGCCTCGTGGATGCCTCGGTTTCCTGTTCAGATCGTCATCAGTCCTTATGATGAATACCTCTATGTCTTTGTTCCTGAGGAACCACCTCTGCTTTATAAATCAAGTGATGCTTTTCGCTCATTTAATACATCAACAACCTTTTCAACGGTCACGACAACAGATCTAGCCAGTACAGGCTATGAATATTCTTCCTTTATCGTGGCTCCTGATGGTCACTATTATGCCGCCAGCTACGAAGGAAACTCATCCGGTTATGAAACCCGTATTTCAAGTTCAGATGATGGTGGGACGAGTTGGACAACCCAAATTATTGCTGAAGATGCTGGGCGAGGTGACTTTAAGGCACCGGGGGATTCCGCTAGCTATAACCTCTATTATAGTCGCATTATGTCAGATGATAAGGGCGTTTCCTGGTCCATGCATGGGGGTGCCGATGGAGCGTTGGCTGCTGATCCAAATGATAAAAGTATTGCCTATGTGAGAACCGATTGGGGCATGGGGATGTACGATCATGTCCTATCAGGTGTGGATGAGATCAACGATGGCTTGTTGGCCGTTCAGGTCAATGACTTTGCCATGGATACCAGCAAAACTACCGCCTGGGTAGCTTCAAAATCCGGTATTTGGTATGTTAGTGATTATGGAACCAGCTCCGTAGTCTGGACCGAACCGATCTGGCCGGACTGGGACAGCACACCTTATGATGTAGTAACCTGTACAGCGGGTGCTGATACGGCCTACATGGGCAATTCCAGTGGAAATGTCTTTCGTTATGAAACAGCCAGTGGTGATGTGGATGATCCTATGAGCTATGAGCGAATCTTTGAAGCGCATCAGGATGGTGCCTATCCCTACTGGACCTGGACCTATGGATCCAGAGTTACAGCCATTGCCACTGATAACACGTATGGAAGCGAACGCCTGTTCGTGGGTATCTATGATGCAGAGGACTGGGATGAACCAGATGATTCATTGGGTGGTGTTTTTGTTGGAACACCTTCTGGAACAAGTTGGTCCTGGACTCAGATAACGGGTGGCGATTTTCCAATCACGGGAATCGATGTCCTGGACATTGTCGTAGTCGAAGAATCTGGTAATACGGTAGCTTATGTTGGTGTTGAACGCAATACCACTTACGGAACGGTGAATGGTGTCTATCGTTGTGAAGAAAATGCTGGAAGCTGGACGGTTACCTCAGATTTATTTCTGAGTGCCACTTATCCAATCGCAGCTACTATTATGGATTTGTACGTTTCAGAAAGTGATACGATCTTTGCTTGCGGAACGGATGCCTCCGGAACCAGTGTCCGCTCCTATAAAAAGGCGGTTGGCGATACTTACTGGGAGTCATTGACCTCATCGGGTCTGGTGTACCCAAACGCTGCCAAGGCCATCACCTATGATGAGGTCAACCATGATCTCTATATGGCCATCGACAATATTATTTACGTGTTTGAAGAAGGTGCCATTGCCTGGGCCGTTTACTATGAATATCCAGTTGGTACAGATATCCAGTTTATTTATTATGATGATCTGTTGGTGGGGACTGGTGTTGGGCTCTTTGGTCATGAAGCGGTAACAAGTATTGATCCTATGCTGGAGGTCAGACCATTGGCCTATCAGTTGGAGCAAAATTATCCCAACCCATTTAATCCAAGTACAGTAATTCGTTTTAAGATTCCTGTGAGTGCCCAGGTCGAGTTAACGATCCATGATTTAAGAGGTCGGGAAGTAGCCCGCTTGGTAAATACTTTTCAGCCTGCGGGGTCACATCAGGTTACGTTTGATGGTTCAACCCTTTCCTCAGGTCTCTACTTCTACACCCTTATGGCTGGAGACGTAAAATTAACGAAGAAGTTGATGTTGATGAAATAA
- a CDS encoding YtfJ family protein — protein MKKVSLSILFLLLSIGLFAGLPVGQNAPLLTLSGDEGGRVDDSAWSSNELVGKVWVVVHADPDESDLNNAATEALKAEDYPDDIYGSTAIINMAATWKPNFAIDMILSGKQEDYPSTVYVRDIDNKVGKVWGLADDSNNITVFDPSGKVIFAVEGQLSAADIKTMISLIDAEIDLLNNPPAPEVEEAVEVEDPEMTPPEGGSNR, from the coding sequence ATGAAAAAAGTATCACTCAGTATTTTATTTTTACTGTTAAGTATCGGTTTGTTTGCAGGGCTGCCCGTGGGCCAAAATGCGCCTCTGCTTACTCTCTCCGGCGATGAAGGCGGTAGAGTTGATGATTCTGCCTGGAGCAGTAATGAACTAGTTGGAAAAGTTTGGGTTGTGGTGCATGCTGATCCCGATGAGAGTGATCTGAACAATGCTGCCACTGAAGCCCTGAAAGCTGAAGATTATCCGGATGATATCTATGGTTCAACTGCCATCATCAATATGGCCGCTACCTGGAAACCAAATTTTGCCATCGATATGATCCTTTCCGGTAAACAGGAAGATTATCCCAGTACCGTGTATGTACGAGATATTGACAACAAGGTTGGAAAAGTCTGGGGTCTGGCAGACGACTCAAACAACATTACTGTTTTCGATCCCAGCGGTAAAGTAATCTTTGCTGTTGAAGGTCAATTATCAGCTGCTGATATTAAAACAATGATCAGCTTGATCGATGCTGAAATTGATCTACTGAACAATCCACCAGCACCTGAAGTTGAAGAAGCTGTCGAAGTTGAAGACCCTGAAATGACCCCTCCAGAGGGCGGCTCCAACCGATAA
- a CDS encoding oxidoreductase: MSKSKWTTQNIPDQSGRVIIITGANSGIGFEAAKALAEKNAEIILAVRNQEKGETAIAQIQKELPKAKLSVRLLDLANLASVKTFADQFNADFQQLDLLINNAGIMVPPYGKTVDGFESQFGTNHLGHFALTAQLYTQLRSTPNSRIINVSSNAHKMGKLDFDDLNWGKRRYMAWKAYGDSKIANLYFTYELSRKIQAAGDSIVVTAAHPGLTASNLAKGAVIQFFNTIFAQDGPMGALPTLMAAVEPSAKSGNYYGPSGMSEWRGYPKLVSSNKLSHDVDIAAKLWTISEELTGVKFQI; the protein is encoded by the coding sequence ATGTCAAAATCAAAATGGACCACCCAAAATATTCCTGACCAAAGTGGTCGGGTCATCATCATTACCGGGGCCAATAGTGGAATCGGTTTCGAAGCTGCCAAAGCGCTGGCAGAGAAAAATGCTGAAATCATTCTCGCGGTAAGAAATCAGGAGAAGGGCGAGACAGCCATAGCTCAAATTCAAAAAGAGCTTCCAAAAGCCAAGCTCTCGGTACGTCTTTTGGATCTTGCCAATCTGGCCTCTGTAAAAACTTTTGCTGATCAATTCAATGCAGACTTTCAACAGCTCGATCTGTTGATCAACAATGCCGGAATCATGGTGCCACCCTACGGCAAAACCGTTGACGGATTCGAATCTCAATTCGGTACCAATCATTTAGGGCATTTCGCCCTGACAGCCCAACTCTACACTCAGCTGAGATCAACACCCAACAGTCGCATTATAAACGTAAGCAGCAATGCTCACAAAATGGGTAAGCTTGATTTTGATGATCTCAATTGGGGGAAACGTCGTTATATGGCCTGGAAGGCTTATGGTGACAGCAAAATTGCTAATCTTTATTTCACTTATGAGTTATCTCGAAAAATTCAGGCTGCCGGTGATTCAATCGTGGTGACAGCCGCCCATCCCGGATTAACAGCCAGCAACCTGGCCAAAGGGGCTGTGATTCAATTTTTCAACACTATTTTTGCTCAAGATGGTCCTATGGGTGCCCTCCCGACCCTCATGGCTGCTGTAGAGCCCTCTGCAAAAAGTGGAAACTATTACGGGCCTTCAGGTATGTCTGAATGGCGAGGGTATCCCAAGCTGGTTTCTTCCAATAAATTATCACATGATGTGGATATCGCTGCAAAGTTGTGGACTATTTCTGAGGAACTGACTGGAGTGAAATTTCAGATTTGA
- a CDS encoding type II toxin-antitoxin system Phd/YefM family antitoxin, whose translation MKYSKAIKPISYLKAHASEIIRDVSTNHDTMIITLNGEAKAILQDIEVYEQNQESLALLKILAQSSANLGKKKFKPATKAFADIKNKLHR comes from the coding sequence ATGAAATACAGTAAAGCGATAAAGCCAATCAGCTATTTAAAAGCTCATGCATCGGAAATCATTCGTGATGTAAGTACAAATCATGACACAATGATTATCACTCTAAATGGAGAGGCAAAAGCCATACTTCAGGATATTGAAGTGTATGAACAGAATCAAGAGAGTCTGGCTCTTCTAAAGATTTTGGCCCAAAGTTCTGCAAATCTTGGAAAGAAAAAGTTCAAACCTGCTACAAAGGCTTTTGCAGACATCAAGAATAAGTTGCATCGTTAA
- a CDS encoding type II toxin-antitoxin system RelE/ParE family toxin codes for MVKTYEVYVIEDAEKDLFDIYSYISRNDSIESAEDIFDAIQKSCLSLSTLPARGHVPPELERVGIFEYLEIHFKPYRIIYQVRKNEIFIHCILDGRRSLEELLQERLIRV; via the coding sequence ATGGTCAAAACCTATGAAGTCTACGTTATTGAAGATGCGGAAAAGGACTTGTTTGATATTTACTCATATATTTCCCGGAATGATTCCATAGAAAGTGCTGAGGATATTTTTGATGCAATTCAAAAGAGCTGTTTGAGTTTGAGTACCCTTCCTGCGCGTGGACATGTCCCACCTGAACTGGAAAGGGTTGGAATATTTGAATACTTGGAGATTCACTTCAAACCCTATCGAATTATTTATCAAGTACGAAAGAATGAAATATTCATCCATTGTATTTTAGATGGGAGACGATCTTTAGAGGAGCTTTTACAAGAAAGGCTAATAAGAGTCTGA